A genomic segment from Pelobates fuscus isolate aPelFus1 chromosome 7, aPelFus1.pri, whole genome shotgun sequence encodes:
- the LOC134569214 gene encoding extracellular calcium-sensing receptor-like, producing MLYATEEINRNPFLMPNVSLGYEVYDTCYSDAAAIDSVMSYLSGKQTGVPNYSCNSELPRLAAVVGDSPSSGSVAVARILGLTLFPQISYASALPSLADKTQFPSFLRTVGTVDSQPVAVVQLIMHFNWSWVGILASNNDYGNQGSLKLQSEMNNNGICVAFAKTLSTPPSKENLDDIVSVIRKSTANVIVLYAYATELIALLQSVTEEKIVGKVWIAVGSWIPSAVFTQNDLWATLNGTVGLAKYSSNIPGFGNFLYSVHPLNYPKDIFIKEFWAYVFACKWLSNNTVSSLYGTNATICTGNEDLTKLDSSVYDTKNFRLAVSVYNAVYAVAQAIHNMIFCESGNGPFFNGTCTDVENVQPWQLFYYIKNVHLVTTGGERVAFDEKGELKGLYDVLNWQVSPDLKGDMVKVGIFDDWGPKGEKLVLSENAIKWGYKYTQVPTSVCSDSCLPGFRKAPREGEPFCCYDCIPCSDGEISNQTDVTDCVRCSEDQWSNDNRVKCIPKMIEFLSYDEPLGIALSSISSVSSLITVSVLCVFIRYRDTPLVKANNRILSYLLLVAILLCFLCSFLFIGRPLSITCLVRQAIFGTIFSLCVSSILAKTITVVIAFSATKPNSSLRKWVGSSIPNSMIFFGSSIQTIICTCWVMLYPSSPELNMKVSKGIITVECTDSSVIFFYVALGFLGFLALLTLVVAFLARDLPDGFNEAKLITFSMLVFTSVWISFIPAYVSTKGKYMVAVEIFAILSSSLGLLCCIFAPKCHIIILRPHMNTREFLVSRTNITSKKQ from the exons ATGCTATATGCCACAGAAGAGATAAACAGAAATCCCTTTCTGATGCCAAATGTAAGCCTAGGATATGAAGTCTATGACACATGTTACTCAGATGCTGCAGCTATTGATAGTGTGATGAGCTATCTCTCAGGAAAGCAAACAGGTGTGCCAAATTACAGCTGTAATTCAGAACTTCCAAGGCTGGCTGCCGTGGTCGGAGATTCACCATCATCTGGTTCCGTTGCTGTGGCAAGGATACTTGGGCTTACTCTGTTCCCACAG ATCAGTTATGCATCAGCTCTTCCCTCTCTGGCTGACAAAACTCAGTTTCCATCTTTTCTGAGAACTGTGGGTACTGTTGACTCCCAACCAGTGGCTGTGGTCCAGTTGATCATGCATTTTAACTGGTCCTGGGTTGGTATACTCGCCTCCAATAATGATTATGGGAATCAAGGTAGTCTGAAGCTACAATCAGAGATGAATAATAATGGCATATGTGTGGCTTTTGCCAAAACTCTCTCCACCCCACCGAGTAAAGAGAACTTGGATGACATTGTCAGTGTCATACGTAAATCAACAGCCAATGTCATTGTCCTGTATGCCTATGCTACGGAGCTCATTGCTTTACTACAGTCAGTCACGGAGGAGAAAATTGTTGGGAAAGTATGGATTGCAGTGGGAAGCTGGATCCCTTCTGCTGTGTTTACCCAAAATGATTTATGGGCAACCTTGAATGGGACTGTAGGTCTTGCAAAATACAGTTCCAATATCCCAGGTTTCGGAAATTTTTTGTACAGCGTTCATCCTTTAAACTACCCTAAAGATATATTTATAAAGGAATTCTGGGCGTATGTTTTTGCATGTAAGTGGTTGAGCAATAATACAGTTTCATCTTTATATGGAACTAATGCCACCATTTGCACGGGTAATGAAGACCTAACTAAACTTGACAGCTCTGTGTATGACACTAAAAACTTCAGATTAGCAGTTTCCGTGTATAATGCTGTATATGCCGTGGCCCAAGCAATACATAACATGATTTTCTGTGAATCAGGGAATGGGCCATTTTTCAATGGGACATGTACAGACGTTGAAAATGTTCAACCTTGGCAG CTTTTCTATTACATCAAGAATGTACACCTTGTGACTACAGGAGGGGAAAGGGTGGCTTTTGATGAGAAGGGTGAACTGAAAGGGCTGTATGATGTCTTAAATTGGCAAGTGTCACCTGATCTAAAAGGAGATATGGTCAAAGTTGGAATCTTTGATGACTGGGGACCCAAGGGAGAGAAACTGGTCCTGAGTGAGAATGCCATAAAATGGGGATATAAGTATACACAG GTGCCGACCTCTGTTTGCTCTGATAGTTGCTTGCCTGGATTTAGGAAGGCACCTCGAGAAGGAGAACCTTTTTGTTGCTACGATTGTATTCCATGTTCTGATGGAGAAATTTCTAACCAGACAG ATGTTACTGACTGTGTGAGATGCTCTGAAGACCAGTGGTCTAACGACAATCGAGTTAAATGCATCCCAAAAATGATTGAGTTTCTATCATATGATGAACCACTTGGTATTGCTTTATCCAGTATTAGCAGTGTCAGTTCTTTGATCACAGTATCTGTGCTGTGTGTCTTTATACGGTATCGTGATACACCTCTAGTAAAAGCTAATAACAGAATTCTGAGCTACTTGCTTCTAGTGGCTATCCTGCTGTGTTTCCTCTGTTCATTTTTATTCATTGGACGACCTTTATCAATAACTTGTCTTGTCCGTCAAGCTATTTTTGGAACAATTTTTTCACTTTGTGTGTCCTCAATTCTTGCTAAAACGATAACGGTGGTTATAGCATTCAGTGCCACCAAACCAAACAGCTCTCTCCGGAAATGGGTGGGTTCTTCGATTCCAAATTCAATGATATTTTTTGGTTCCAGCATCCAAACCATAATCTGCACTTGTTGGGTAATGCTATACCCATCTTCTCCTGAACTAAACATGAAAGTATCTAAAGGTATAATAACAGTAGAGTGCACAGATAGTTCAGTAATATTTTTCTATGTAGCCCTGggctttttgggttttttagccCTTTTGACACTTGTAGTTGCTTTTTTGGCAAGAGATTTACCTGATGGCTTCAATGAGGCTAAGCTTATTACCTTTAGCATGTTGGTCTTCACAAGTGTTTGGATCTCCTTCATCCCAGCCTATGTCAGCACAAAGGGAAAATACATGGTTGCAGTGGAAATTTTTGCAATACTTTCATCCAGCCTTGGTCTTCTTTGTTGTATTTTTGCTCCCAAGTGCCACATCATCATTCTTAGACCCCATATGAATACAAGAGAATTCTTAGTATCAAGAACTAATATTACTAGTAAAAAACAATAA